The sequence ACGAGGTCGGCTTCGCCGTGGATGTCCTGCCCGGCTGCCGCCATCTGTGACCACCTGGCATCGTAGGCGTCGCCCTTCGGTGCGTCGGTCTCGTCCCATCGAGTGCCCATGTGTTCATCCTGGCACGCGGTGGGTCGCTTGCGGCCGTCCGGAGGTGAGGATCGGTTGGACAAGAGCGGCATGATGGGGGATCGGTGATGGATGTCTACGAGGCGATCGGCGCACGACGGGACGTGCGGAACGAGTTCAGCGGCGACGTTGTCGACGACAACCGGTTGTCGCGGGTTCTCGAGGCGGCACACGCCGCTCCGAGCGTCGGCAACACCCAGCCGTGGGACTTCGTCGTGGTCCAGGATGGCGCGACCCTGCGCCGGTTCGCCGAGCACGTGGCAGGCTGCCGCGCCGATTTCGCGCGATCCCTGCCTGCGGATCGGGCAGCGACCTTTGGCCCGATAGTCGTCGAGGGCATCGAACAATCGGGCACCGGCATCGTGGTCACCTACGACGCCGATCGGGGCGGACGGCACATCCTCGGCAGGCACACGATCGATTCGACCGGCCGGCTCTCGGTCGGGTTGGCGATCCAGAACCTCTGGCTCGCAGCGACTGCCGAGGGGCTTGGCGTCGGCTGGGTTTCGTTCTATCAGGAACCATTCCTGCGAGAGCTCGTCGACGTACCGGGATCTGTGGAGGTGATCGCCTGGTTG is a genomic window of Gordonia sp. SID5947 containing:
- the bluB gene encoding 5,6-dimethylbenzimidazole synthase encodes the protein MDVYEAIGARRDVRNEFSGDVVDDNRLSRVLEAAHAAPSVGNTQPWDFVVVQDGATLRRFAEHVAGCRADFARSLPADRAATFGPIVVEGIEQSGTGIVVTYDADRGGRHILGRHTIDSTGRLSVGLAIQNLWLAATAEGLGVGWVSFYQEPFLRELVDVPGSVEVIAWLCVGPVTQLQSVPDLERFGWRTRRSLSEAVHRESFGSPVAFDGSGAP